The genomic segment CAGACGACAGCTATTTTTCCTTCTCCACTCGGATTGCACATTTTACCGCAGCACATTCTTGTGACGTGTACCTTACCTGGGACATGATGAATACcagcctctgcttctctttgtatagagagagagagagagagggagataaagTATCACTTATACTGTAATATGTGCTACCACAGCAGATATGCTCTGGGTTTGAATACTATTTCACCTCTAGAAGACTGCATTCAGTGTATTGTACTTATTGCCTAAGTCTTGACTCAAAGCATGAATGTTGGGTGCACAATGTAACAGGAGAGTGACCATATGCTCTGCCGCTGACTCAGATGAGTATCTGGTCCTAAGTGGACATCAAGCACCAGATGGTGGCCAAAATATCTACTTTAAATGAATGCACAATTCACAAGTGGTAAATTACTTTCTTCAGGGATACTGAACATCAGTAacttatatttagttttttggtaAAATTAATCTTTGGCCAAAGTTCAGATATAGTTTCTGGTGTTAAAGTTCATTAAAATGGTCAGACATTGTGATGCACTGAGGTAGAGAAGAGTGTTAGTGGGCTGCAGGTTAGGGCTGATAGCAGTGTGGTGTTATAGCAGGAAGAGGGTGGCCAACTGTAAACATGCTCGCCGCTCACCCAGCAGAAGCCTGAAGTTGGCACAGACTAATCATAATCCTAGCTAATATCAGGCAGCTGTCTGCTGAGATGCACGGGGCAGAGAGACAAGACCAGACACAGATGCCGGTGGGCTGACAGACGCACAAGTGTGCACGGAGCCGCACACCAAGGCTAAAGTGACTGAGCTCCTGCACGGGCACAAGCCAAGGCCTCACGCGCTGATCGAAAACATAGCTCTGTCTGATAAAGTGTCTTGCAGAATACATAGATGCACGTAGAAACACGTATGGCACATGCTCTCTGTTTCCCAATTGTTGTTTGAAAGTGGAATATTTCAACATCATTATCAACAAACATGGATATCAGGtccaacagcccccccccccgccacacacacacaaaagtttaAGTGCAAACAGTAAATATGACTTAACATGACTCAGTGTACTATTATTTATTGGACACACATGCTTTAAACTGGATCCCTCAGCTTAAGTCTTATGAAAGACCAGTTAGTATTGGGCTAATAAATCAATCTCTCATATTCACTTTGATTTTGACCTTAAACCTTCCAATCCCACTGAAAGACAAACTCTAACCAGATGAATAacacttttaaaacattttgcacGCATCTTTGATCTTCACCAGGTCTTTTATCTTCATGAGAATAAAAtgcacactcacatgcacactaAGCTTCTCACTTCCCTCTTATTCTTTGCAAACAGTGATTTATGCTGAACCGGAGATATCCAAATGACACCACTGTCAGGcatgagacagaaaataaataagaaaacactTTCTGCTTTATCACCATCAGATGATATACTGCGCCGGAGCACGACAGCaaagcactgacacacaccatTAGCTATTTAAAATACTGTATCTTTACTTACAGGAAAAGCAGCAGTTATCCTGTTACCTGTTATCCAGCTACTGGACAGTGAGTGTTATGACTTTAGTGCCCTTGACAGCAGATACACTGCTCTTTATGCTGGTGCATAAATCAGAGAGATGGGAGTATCGGTGGCTGTTGTACACATGTGGGTAAAACACCAGCTCTAGGGCTCCTCTCTTGGTAATGGCAAACACGTGACTGGCAGTTTCACATGATAACAAGTAATCTTGATTCAACACACATATGGACGTTGCACATGTAAAAAGCTaacagaaggaggagagggcagAAGTTCCATATCTATGCCCCATTACCCAAGGGTTTGCAagttctcttttcttttttgtaaagGTTTATTGTTGAACCACTCAATTTTTCTTAGTATAATTCACCCATTTAACTCCTTTAACTTCTTAGTCCTCGTCTGGATTAGGTTTTATGAccattgttttctctttggaTAATTCGTGCGGTGATCAAAACCTTCCTCTGCTAAATTATATTTGCTGGGAGCAATCAGAAGAGTATGAGGTCTTTTGCAACACTCATGCTAACACACATGCTGTTGTAggaaaaaagagacacacacgcacacacatgtaACCTTGTTTGCTGGTGTGAAATCCAGGGAATGTGGCAGGGTTCACTTTTTAGAGCACAAGCAACACACTGCAGGCCTACCAGAGGAACCGGAgtgtgaaacagacacacatacacactcatagAAACGTACACATGCAATGGCAATGCTGTCAGTGAGTCAGTGCGTGAGTCACACTCCGGCTATGCTGCCTCTTGATTTTATAACAGCTGCCGGCACGGCACTGTATTTAATAATCCAAACAACTGTACTGTAGGTCTCTGTGGCAGACATGCACATATGTCCACATATACTGTTCTTCCAGAGacatttgtacacacacatgaCCCAACACAACGTCTCCTCTGGCCAAATGTGCCTATACGAATAAGATGGAAGAATTAAACTGGCATATTTCCAAATAAGACGCTATTCAAACAAGGAGGCACACTCGTCATCGGGGATAACTGCAAAGGAGTCAGAAGGTGAGAAGAGGGAATCCTAACTTCTATGGGAGAGCCAATCATGGTCCTGCAGCAGAGATACTGACTAGGTTACACTTGACCCATAAATCTCCCCCCTTTACCTTCTCCCAGGagaatgtttgtgttgttggaggAGCAGAATGTGGGCTGGTGTGCACTTAAAATGTTATTCCAAGACGGCCTTAAATCTGCGTCAGTTTCTGAGGTGGAAGGTGAAATTTTCACCTGTTTCACAATGCTATACTGGCAAAACTGGTACAGACCGCAGGCTCTCCCTGGCACAAATATGATGAATATTAagtatgtatttttaaaaaaaaattctctgcTTTTACTATTGCCTGCAAAACTGGCTCTCTGGTGGAAATGGTGGCCAAATGATTCACTCGTTAAGTTTGAAATCCTAAAGAATACAAATCAGATCTGGATGCTTCTGTGTCACAGTTCAAAGCTCAGTTTTGTCTACTTCTCTGTAGAGGTAACTGATAAGCTGCACACTGCAGCTTGAGAAAGAACACAATGTCTCCATATGCAGGTCTCCCAAATGAAGCAGCTCAGGTAAGAACACTCTTAAATGTCCCCCTCTGGtgggggagagaggaagtgaacCTCTAACCTTGGCAAAGCATTCTTTATTTAATaggtattttattttactgtgggGACTGTACGGCTCTATTTACTGTAGAGTGTGGAAGATACTCGCAGTTCAGATCGCAGCAGCGTGCCTCTGGCAAAGTAAGATCAGTGACACAGGGCTCAGGGGAGAGGTGCTGCATATGAAAGCAGCTGCATTAGTCTGACGTGTGCCGCGGGTGCAGCGTTTGATAGGAGTGATGTGACGCTGAGGGGCAGTGAGTCAGACTCAGTGATAAGAACTCGGGGTTAGGAGTGACCTCTCATCtgtccctctttcttcctccctcctcttcacaTCTGGTTCCTTGCATGGGCATCAATGTTTGCTTTTAACATGCAATGAGTCATAACCAACTCGTCTTTCTTTGTACCTTTAACTCGTTGCGCACATGaaagctgttttttattttttgaaatcacTTGTCTTTcaatcttgttttcatttgattcttTCAGAcctttttgtctctgtggtcACTTCCATTCTTTCACCCTGTGATCAGGGAGTGGAGCCCTGAGGTTTTTCTGCAATTGGAAAAGCTCTCTGACTCATccgctcacacaaacacacactttatacGTGATGACTCATTGCAACAGAGGCCATTCAGATCCACAGTACACAAAAAGTCAAACTGGTCAGCGTGTGTTAGTGCGACTGTTTGCATACACATTAACCTTTATATGCATTAAGGTGCTGTTGTGCAGAAGGCTGATGACACACCACCTACACAGCTTTTATCTCACAGAATCAATGAGATAACCAGTGCTGCTGCAGGGGAGGTTGTTGTAGCCTCTGTTTCATCAGAAGAAGTACCTCTTGTTGGTCCTTGCACAACTGCACGACGATATGTATGTGCAAATGTGCACGTATTGCTTGTCAAACAAATATACATGATATCAACCTGTTCGATTCTTGCGTCCGTATCTACAAGTCCAGAGGCAGAGAAGTCCTCATGACACAGACAGCTGAGGAATGATAAATGCGTTGGGTGACTCATGCGAGACACTCAGAGGAGGCATCAGATGAGACAGTGGCAGCAGCCTCCACTGTAGCAGACAACACACTCTGTAACACATGCACATAAGCGGTTTTATATGGTGCAACACACGCAGACAAAACCGTCTCTCCAGTTGCATCCGTTTATCGGCCTATCCTGATAAACATGGACAGCATAGTGCAAGATGTCCCCGACTTCATTAGTGCCACTTTTGCATGTCTGTGGAAGAGATGAGTCACTTTCAGCTGCTGCCGTCATGTAACTACTGTCACTTAGACTGATTCACACGCGGCAACCATTTCTAAAATAGCAATCAACCTCCGTGCTGGCATCTCTTACAAAGTGACTAACTGTACTTAATATAGAACAGAGATTCACTTGAACAAtgaacattaaaatgtatttattgttttgattcatAAAGACAAATTAacatgaaatgcacattttggcaTTGTGCGCAGtataaaaatgtagaaaagacaaacactggTTGGGATTTCATAAACAAAGTGTAGCAAAGATGCTCTCCTACAAAGTATCTTTTGACTACAGTACATTACCACTACGAGAGTGCTCAGACCACCTGTGAGTGAGGTGATTTTGTTAATGACAGCTTTTCCTTTACGACATCCATTACATTATCATTTTGTTCCCGTCAGACAAGACAAAATTAGAACATTTGAGAGAATTTAACTTTCATCATCGGTttcctcctcttcgtcctcatcctcctcatcctcctcctcagattcatcttcatcatcctcctcctctcctcttgtctGCCGACTACTAGCTCTTTGTTGCTGtgacaacaaataaacagtCACTGTTTCACTAAAATACTCAGCAGGTAGTCATTACGCATTTTTGCTGCTTCCGCACGATTCATTTTCCCCTGAACATTTTTCTCAATGTTTGTGGATAAGAGCGAGGATAATACAGGCCTAGGTGTGAACACATTAGACACACTGACACCAGATTCCTCAGGTTCACGATTACTTGTGGTGTAAAATTGTAAATGTGTCTGATGTTGTAGGACTGCCAAATCCATAAAGTATATAAACTAAGAACCAACCTCTCTATGCACTATTATGTTTACTTATGTAAAATTATGTAGCAACTTCAATGagtattttcctcctctgtcttctcacCCAGTGCATAAACAGGTTCTGCAATCCACCTTTCTAGCTGTGTACATGACTCAAAGTGTTTTTGTTAGGCAGTGATTACAGTTTTTCTGAGATAAAATGGAATGTAATCatggaaacaaaacatgatCTCATGATGTGACGCAGGATGCTTCTGAGACACATTCTGATGGCAGGTGTAAGTTGctatttgcttctttttgctACAATCAGGACATCTTTAAATTTAAGATAATACCTCTGAATACACCCAGAGACCAGCAGAAGACAGTTTCTTCAAAGATATCAGATGATACTCCTCATTCAGGAGGATGTCCCAACATTTTGTTACTAAGTTACTAAGTCTGCAAGTTAGTGCAGTACCACGGCTAAGATGCTGTTTAAACACTGATGGATGAAAAATGCAAGATAATACTGGCATGCTATGACCTGTGGAAGTTCAAACTTCCACAGACAAAAGGGTTCACAAAAGGAAGAgaggatttttaaaaatgtcatcatcatcatcatgaaacTTGCAACTGCCAAATGCAAAGTTCAAGAGAAATCTTATGGAGAAATGCTAGTTTTTGTTTCAGGCAATAAAAATCTTTGCACTCTCGCCGTCTTACCTGCAAGGTCCCTGAGGTACTCAGGAAAGACCCGGTCCGATCGAGCGACGTTTTGGAATTTGCTCGTACTATGTCTAATCGTGACTGGTAATCAGGGGGGTGCAGAGAACTCCTGAACACCTGCCAAAGACATTAGGAGGTGCTAGATTTCTTCACAGAGACATAGGAGAGTTGAGCAATGCTTACGCACACACCTTTGTGTGCTCTGATTATATCCTGAGATataatttaagaatttaagGAATGACCATAAAATGGCACAGTGTGAACAGAATACACATACAGTTCACATACATATAGTTAACACATACTAAGTAATATGtatttaataaatattgaaGTTTAAGTAGAATattacacacaaagaaaagaaattatctACCATCTGGAATTTTCAAGCAAATCACCAACTAGGCTGGCATTCAAGTTTGTCTCATATGCAAACCATTTAATAAAGTATTCCTTTGATAACACTGCAAAGTGCCATTTAAACCACTATAAGGATTGTACAAAGGCTTCTGACCAGGATTGTCTTCATGCCTGTAATTGTGCTTTTTACGGATGATTCAATCTCCCGTGCTTTGTACTATGAGTCACTGAAAAACAGCCTTGTCTGGTTGAGGAGTTTCGCTTCAATATGAATGGAAGAGAGATGATTcagtgcaaaaacacacaaatgaggTGGCAAAGGGTGGAGAAAAAAACGCAAGGGGCATCTCCAGGAGAAACCTTTCTGACTGAATATTATTGATCCTTTTGATCCTTACGACCTTTATCTCTTAAAAAAGTTTGGCAAACTTGTTCAAACGTGTAAATACAAGGAACAATGACTGAATTGGGCAGTAGTCACATCAAACTAATACAGCAAGTTGCATTCATGTTACCACATCAATTCAAAGGTGTGAACTTTTTCTGAACAATCAGAGGATGAGTAATAGATGGCTGAGATCATGGTAGCTAAAACTTTGTAGATATCAGGTTAAGGACATAAAAGAATGTGCACTTaaagatatttcagttttgacCCTGCCACATTTAACTACATATTCGTTTTCTCAAGTGTTTGTCAGTGTCAATGATTATGTTGGGGCAATAATTAATTCCTCAGAATCTGCCATACACAAACAGTAGGGGTGTAACAGTATGTACTTCGGTTTTGCAATCAAGATTTGGTCAATTTTCAGTACAGAAAAATGCCCCACAACTACGGTGCGAACACACGTACCGTTACACCCCTAACAAACAGTATTACTGACAGCAGCTGGGACATGGTTAACCTACCTCCAGGTCCTCTTCCTCATCCACACTATGAATGCTCTGGTAGGCCAAGGTGTATACTTCCAAGGCCTTGGCATGAAACGACATCTCTACTGTCACAAACTCACCAAATATTTTCTGCAGAGTTGAAAGAAAATTAAGTATTTCAGTATTGACCACCCTTTGCCAGACAGTGAATCTTCAAAGAGCCACTGTCTGGTTTCCCTTCCCTGTTTTACacagaaaaagatttaattCTTCATTTGAGGTGGAGAGAAAGCTAGTTGCAGCAGACCTTGATGTCGCGGATTTTCTGTTTCTCAAACTCATCTATAGTCTCCTCCAGTTGCCTGGTGGTCCGTGTGGCATCCATGGTGGCTCTCTGGAGCTCACTTTCTGCCTGATGGCAAAGCAAAGTAGAACATACCACAAAGCAAATCAAACTGATACAGTAGGTTATGGCAAAACATTTTGGGAAAAGCatcaatatttttaaaatgtgtattgtGTATATTAAATTAGCATCTTTGTGCttgttattttatatattatatatatgttgttATTATGTGTGAGCCAATTTGTATATTACAGTTCAGAAAACACCAAAAATACTCTCAATATATAATGATAATGCCTTTTTTcaacaaaaagtgaaagtaaTAGCTGTGAATATTGACACCTGCGCAAAATTGCCAGAGTTGAAAAACACCCAATTTAACAATGCCACAACAAGAAGAGAACAGAGAATAAGTAGACAAAGTAGACTGACATATGTAGAACTGGTCTGACAGAGATTAAAGAACTATCCTTTGTGGGAGATCTGACTGAGTGACAAGTCACTCACCTTATTTACTTGAGTAACAATTAAGGATATTAAAAATAGTCTGCGGCTGTTCCTGCATTTGTTAATTGAAACAGTTGGACTTGTTAGACTTATTTGACTCATTGCCAATGATGAGACACACAGATTGTAGTAAGAATTATATGTGACACACCTGCGACTGAAGGCTTGGTCaaggaaaaaacatgaaaatacttCCCTGTTTGtgtaaattcttttttttttttttcctttttctttttctagtgGACTCTGACCTACACGTTACATGGGGGTACAAGCTGTTGCCTGATGTGCAATGAAAGTTAATGCAAAGTCAAgcaaagtaaacattttcaaacttgatgaaataaagtttattttcatgctgaaaaattaattattcaCGAAGTAACTGAAGAGTTAATCATTGTCATCTGTCACTTCCTGACattgtcatctttttgtttattcataaTTAGAGAACTGGAGAATAGAAGAAAACGAGAGAAGGATACAATGATCTGCCTGTCTGAAGGGTTTCTTTGTCTGGTCTTCTCAAGCTGAGCCATCTGTTTGgcttctctgtctctggcaCTTTGAGTTGTCTTCAGGTCCTCCTGCATTAGTGCAAAAGGACAACGTAATCAACAGTCAGTTACCTGGATACTAAGAACATAATATAACAAGAAATTTGGGAACCTCAGTGTTTCCCAATCAAGTTCTCAAATATACTGTGTTACACATGTTTTTGTACCGTTCTGGTAATATTCATCCCAGGAAGTTGGTATTGTTTCAGCTTTGATGGAAAACTAAAAATAACCAAGCCAAAATACAGAACTAGCTCTAAGGCACACAATTACTGCCTGCAAAACAAATGAGCACAACCATTTCAAGGG from the Echeneis naucrates chromosome 11, fEcheNa1.1, whole genome shotgun sequence genome contains:
- the cibar1 gene encoding CBY1-interacting BAR domain-containing protein 1 encodes the protein MSRTPDARARDNQTRKIQENITNVEKHFGEMCQMFAAYVRKTARLRDKADVLVREIGLYADTETPNLKRGMKQYADHLAKIQDYRQAEVERLEAKVIEPLKSYGAVVKRKREDLKTTQSARDREAKQMAQLEKTRQRNPSDRQIISQAESELQRATMDATRTTRQLEETIDEFEKQKIRDIKKIFGEFVTVEMSFHAKALEVYTLAYQSIHSVDEEEDLEVFRSSLHPPDYQSRLDIVRANSKTSLDRTGSFLSTSGTLQQQRASSRQTRGEEEDDEDESEEEDEEDEDEEEETDDES